In one Capra hircus breed San Clemente chromosome 22, ASM170441v1, whole genome shotgun sequence genomic region, the following are encoded:
- the PARP3 gene encoding poly [ADP-ribose] polymerase 3: protein MAPKRKLQVQHEGPEKKGRQGAEEEDSFRSTAEALKAAPAEKFIARVDPSCPLSCNPGTQVHEDHDCTLNQTNIGSNNNKFYIIQLLEEAGCFFCWTRWGCVGEVGQSKLNRFVSLEDAKKDFEKKFRDKTKNSWAERDRFVAHPGKYTLIEVQREDEAQEAVVQADGGPVRAVVQRVRPCSLDAATQKLITNIFSKDMFQNAMALMDLDVKKMPLGKLSKQQIARGFEALEAVEAALKAPADSGHSLEELSSHFYTVIPHNFSHSRPLPINSPKLLQAKKDMLLVLADIELAQTLQATPEETKKVEEVPHPLDREYQLLKCQLQLLDPETPEYKVIHAYLKH, encoded by the exons ATGGCTCCAAAGCGCAAGCTCCAAGTGCAGCATGAGGGTCCTGAGAAGAAAGGGCGACAGGGAGCAGAAGAAGAGGACAGTTTTCGTTCCACTGCTGAGGCCCTTAAGGCCGCGCCCGCAGAGAAGTTCATAGCCCGAGTAGATCCCTCATGTCCACTCAGCTGCAACCCTGGAACCCAG GTGCATGAAGACCACGACTGTACTCTGAACCAAACCAACATTGGGAGCAACAACAACAAGTTCTACATCATCCAGCTCCTGGAAGAAGCTGGCTGCTTCTTCTGCTGGACCCGCTGGGGATGTGTG GGAGAGGTGGGCCAGTCAAAGCTCAACCGCTTCGTGTCACTGGAGGATGCAAAGAAGGATTTTGAGAAGAAATTTCGGGACAAGACCAAGAACAGCTGGGCAGAGCGGGACCGCTTTGTGGCCCACCCCGGCAAGTATACACTTATCGAAGTGCAGAGAGAGGACGAGGCCCAGGAAGCCGTGGTGCAG GCGGACGGAGGCCCAGTGAGGGCTGTGGTTCAGCGGGTGCGGCCCTGCTCCTTGGACGCAGCCACACAGAAGCTCATCACCAACATCTTCAGCAAGGACATGTTCCAGAATGCCATGGCGCTCATGGACCTGG ATGTGAAGAAGATGCCCCTGGGGAAGCTGAGCAAGCAGCAGATCGCCCGGGGTTTCGAGGCCTTGGAGGCAGTGGAGGCGGCCTTGAAAGCCCCCGCAGACAGTGGGCACAGCCTGGAGGAGCTGTCCTCCCACTTCTACACCGTCATTCCCCACAACTTCAGCCACAGCCGGCCCCTGCCCATCAACTCCCCCAAGCTTCTGCAGGCCAAGAAGGACATGTTGCTG GTCCTGGCGGACATCGAGCTGGCCCAGACCCTGCAGGCCACCCCCGAGGAGACAAAGAAAGTGGAGGAGGTGCCGCACCCACTGGACCGAGAATACCAGCTCCTCAAGTGCCAGCTCCAGCTGCTGGACCCAGAGACGCCTGAGTACAAG GTGATACATGCCTACTTAAAACACTAG
- the RRP9 gene encoding U3 small nucleolar RNA-interacting protein 2, whose amino-acid sequence MLAIGAARKRGKPASGAGAGAGAGKRRRKGDSSGDKVKSKGGGKMNEEISSDSESESLVPRRTEEEEEEELEETAQEKKLRLAKVYLEQLRQQEEEKAEAREFEEDQVAGRLKEDVLEQRGRLQKSVAKEIQAPDPADIRILRGHQLSITCLVVTPDDLAIFSAAKDCTIIKWSVESGRKLHVIPRAKKGAEGQPPGHSTHVLCMAISSDGKYLASGDRSKLILIWEAQSCQHLYTFTGHRDAVSGLAFRRGTHQLYSTSHDRSVKVWNVAENSYVETLFGHQDAVAALDALSRECCVTAGGRDGTVRVWKIPEETQLVFCGHQGSIDSVQLINEEHMVSGADDGSVALWGLSKKRPLALQREAHGLRGEPGLEQPFWVSSVAALLNTDLVATGSHNNSVRLWQCGEGFRQLDLLYDIPLVGFVNSLKFSSAGDFLVAGVGQEHRLGRWWRIKEARNSVCIIPLRRAPRPPAAGS is encoded by the exons ATGTTGGCGATAGGGGCAGCTCGTAAGAGGGGAAAGCCGGCCTCAGGGGCCGGGGCTGGTGCGGGGGCCGGCAAGCGGCGGCGAAAG GGCGACTCCTCTGGGGACAAGGTCAAGTCCAAGGGTGGCGGCAAGATGAATGAGGAGATCTCGAGCGACTCGGAGAGTGAGAG TCTAGTGCCCAGGAggactgaggaggaggaggaggaggagctggaggagactGCACAGGAGAAGAAGCTGCGCTTGGCCAAGGTCTACCTGGAGCAGCTCAGGCAGCAAG aggaggagaaggctgAGGCCCGCGAATTTGAGGAGGACCAGGTGGCAGGGAGGCTGAAGGAGGATGTG CTCGAGCAGAGGGGCAGGCTGCAGAAGTCAGTGGCAAAGGAG ATCCAGGCCCCAGACCCGGCTGACATTCGAATCTTACGGGGCCACCAGCTGTCTATCACGTGTCTGGTTGTCACCCCTGATGACCTGGCCATCTTTTCTGCTGCCAAAGACTGCACCATTATTAAGT GGAGCGTGGAGAGTGGACGGAAACTTCATGTGATCCCTCGAGCCAAGAAGGGCGCCGAGGGGCAACCCCCCGGCCACAgcacccatgtcctctgcatggCCATCTCCTCCGATGGCAAGTACTTG GCTTCAGGCGACCGCAGCAAGCTCATTCTCATTTGGGAGGCCCAGAGCTGCCAGCACCTGTACACCTTCACAGGTCACCGGGACGCTGTGTCG GGGCTGGCGTTCCGCAGAGGCACCCACCAGCTCTACAGCACGTCCCACGACCGTTCTGTGAAGGTGTGGAATGTGGCAGAGAACTCCTACGTGGAGACGCT CTTCGGGCACCAGGACGCCGTGGCCGCGCTGGATGCTCTAAGCAGGGAGTGCTGCGTGACCGCCGGGGGCCGGGACGGGACCGTGCGCGTGTGGAAGATCCCCGAGGAAACCCAGCTTGTCTTCTGCGGCCACCA GGGCTCCATCGACAGCGTCCAGCTCATCAACGAGGAGCACATGGTGTCAGGCGCAGATGATGG CTCTGTGGCCCTGTGGGGCCTCTCCAAGAAGCGGCCACTTGCCCTGCAGCGTGAGGCCCACGGGCTGCGGGGGGAGCCGGGCTTGGAGCAGCCCTTCTGGGTGTCGTCAGTGGCAGCCCTGCTCAACACAGACCTTGTGGCCACAG GCTCCCACAACAATTCTGTGCGGCTCTGGCAATGTGGAGAGGGCTTCCGGCAGCTTGACCTTCTCTACGACATCCCCCTG GTGGGCTTTGTCAATAGCCTCAAGTTCTCCAGTgctggggacttcctggtggctggggtggggcaggagcaCAG GCTTGGCCGGTGGTGGCGGATCAAAGAGGCCCGGAACTCTGTCTGCATCATCCCTCTCCGCAGGGCCCCCAGACCCCCGGCCGCTGGCTCCTGA
- the IQCF1 gene encoding IQ domain-containing protein F1, translating into METDQLKTVDENAENKPQENKGLMEKSLPSEPSPTLKKAEAKQEDEAATKGVDDADKRSGGVTKPQKKPPVSDPEAVKIQAWWRGTLVRRTLLHAALRVWIIQAWWRVKLTQLQESRRRAALETFTRKEWAAVRLQAWVRMWRIRRRYCRLLSAARIIQAYWRCRPCTSRGFIKGYYRVTANQLHLELEILLGSGPCIVTECIPLPIKQ; encoded by the exons ATG GAGACAGACCAGCTTAAGACAGTTGATGAAAACGCTGAAAATAAGCCTCAGGAGAATAAGGGGCTTATGGAGAAAAGTTTACCCTCAGAACCATCGCCGACATTAAAGAAGGCAGAG gctaaaCAAGAGGATGAAGCAGCAACAAAGGGAGTGGATGATGCTGATAAGAGATCAGGAGGA gTCACAAAACCCCAAAAGAAGCCTCCCGTGAGTGATCCAGAAGCAGTAAAGATCCAGGCCTGGTGGCGGGGCACCCTGGTGCGCAGGACGCTGCTGCACGCGGCGCTCAGAGTGTGGATCATTCAGGCCTGGTGGAGGGTCAAGCTGACGCAGCTGCAAGAGAGCAGGCGGCGGGCCGCTCTGGAGACCTTTACACGGAAGGAGTGGGCCGCAGTCAGGCTGCAGGCCTGGGTCCGCATGTGGCGCATCCGTCGGCGCTACTGCCGTCTGCTCAGTGCCGCCCGCATCATCCAGGCCTACTGGAGGTGCCGCCCCTGCACTTCCCGGGGTTTCATCAAGGGCTACTACAGGGTCACAGCCAACCAGCTACATCTTGAACTTGAGATCTTGCTGGGCTCAGGGCCTTGCATTGTGACGGAGTGTATTCCCCTTCCAATAAAGCAGTGA
- the LOC102188448 gene encoding IQ domain-containing protein F5, producing MGPKVRIVINEEHKAVVAIQAWWRGTLVRRTLLHAALKAWIIQCWWKQKLVQLMESRRRVALDAFARQEWAVVKLQSWVRMWCIRLRYLRLLHAVRIIQVYWRWHSCHTRGFIQGHYNLKENQLNLQLEISLGSQACRVQQCIPLPIKE from the exons ATGG GCCCCAAAGTAAGAATCGTGATAAATGAAGAACACAAGGCGGTTGTTGCCATTCAGGCCTGGTGGCGGGGCACTCTGGTGCGCAGGACGCTGCTGCATGCGGCTCTCAAAGCGTGGATCATTCAATGCTGGTGGAAACAGAAGCTGGTGCAGCTGATGGAGAGCAGGCGACGGGTGGCCCTAGACGCCTTTGCAAGGCAAGAATGGGCAGTGGTCAAGCTACAATCCTGGGTCCGCATGTGGTGCATCCGCCTCCGTTATTTACGTTTGCTCCATGCCGTCCGCATCATCCAGGTCTATTGGCGCTGGCATAGTTGTCACACCCGTGGTTTTATTCAGGGCCATTACAACCTCAAAGAAAACCAACTGAATCTTCAACTTGAAATCTCTTTGGGTTCACAAGCTTGTAGAGTACAACAATGCATACCACTTCCAATAAAGGAATGA